The following are encoded together in the Actinoplanes sp. N902-109 genome:
- a CDS encoding MFS transporter — protein MTAVITAPDLRARRARAAVAAVFLTNGALFANVVPRYPEIKEQLELSNVLLGTALAAGPLGALTGGLFASVAVRLFGSARTASFGIPLIAAGFLLVAVVPTWWALAAVLFVAGAADAVVDVAQNAHGLRVQRLYGRSIVNSFHGVWSIGAVLGGLMGSAAAGLHVPLLPHLLFSGVLFSAVALSAYRFLLRGHEDAERSEAPATGGFSWRPAVGMLAALGLLALFGALVEDAGASWGALFLTDDIGATAAVAGLAFVALQVAMTAGRLLGDRMVDRFGQRTVTRAGGALAAAGMGFALAFPSVGSALAGFALAGLGTATLVPAAMHTADELPGLPAGLGLTVVSWVLRIGFLASPPLVGLVSDHSSLRVGLLSVVIAGVGTLLLGRVLLNRR, from the coding sequence ATGACTGCCGTCATCACCGCGCCGGACCTGCGAGCCCGGCGTGCCCGGGCGGCCGTGGCCGCCGTGTTCCTCACCAACGGGGCGCTGTTCGCCAACGTGGTGCCCCGCTATCCCGAGATCAAGGAGCAGCTCGAACTCTCCAACGTGCTGCTGGGCACCGCGCTGGCGGCCGGGCCGCTGGGTGCGCTGACCGGCGGGCTGTTCGCCTCGGTGGCGGTGCGACTGTTCGGTTCGGCCCGCACGGCGTCGTTCGGCATCCCGCTGATCGCGGCCGGGTTCCTGCTGGTCGCCGTGGTGCCGACGTGGTGGGCGCTGGCGGCGGTGCTGTTCGTCGCGGGGGCCGCCGATGCCGTGGTGGATGTCGCGCAGAACGCGCACGGGCTGCGGGTGCAACGGCTGTACGGCCGGTCGATCGTCAACTCGTTCCACGGCGTGTGGAGCATCGGGGCGGTGCTGGGCGGGCTGATGGGATCGGCGGCGGCCGGGCTGCACGTGCCGCTGCTGCCACATCTGCTCTTCTCTGGGGTGCTGTTCAGCGCGGTGGCGCTGTCGGCCTACCGGTTCCTGCTGCGCGGCCACGAGGACGCGGAACGTTCCGAGGCCCCGGCCACCGGCGGCTTCTCGTGGCGCCCGGCCGTCGGGATGCTGGCCGCGCTGGGACTGCTCGCGCTGTTCGGGGCGCTCGTGGAGGACGCCGGGGCGTCGTGGGGCGCGCTGTTCCTCACCGATGACATCGGCGCGACCGCGGCGGTGGCGGGTCTGGCGTTCGTGGCGCTGCAGGTGGCGATGACCGCCGGGCGGCTGCTCGGCGACCGCATGGTGGACCGCTTCGGTCAGCGCACGGTCACCCGGGCCGGTGGCGCGCTGGCCGCCGCGGGCATGGGTTTCGCGCTCGCCTTCCCCTCGGTCGGCTCGGCGCTGGCCGGCTTCGCCCTGGCCGGACTGGGCACGGCCACCCTGGTGCCGGCGGCCATGCACACCGCCGACGAGCTGCCCGGCCTGCCCGCCGGGCTGGGCCTCACCGTGGTCAGCTGGGTGCTGCGGATCGGCTTCCTCGCCTCACCGCCGCTGGTCGGGCTGGTCTCCGACCACAGCAGCCTGCGCGTCGGCCTGCTCAGCGTGGTGATCGCCGGGGTGGGCACCCTGCTGCTGGGCCGCGTCCTACTCAACCGCCGCTGA
- a CDS encoding 2-phospho-L-lactate transferase CofD family protein: MSRPLKVVAFGGGHGLAASLKALRRAELHLDITAVVTVGDNGGSSGRLRAERDALLPPGDLRMALAALADEEPAHQTTVQLLQHRFAPVNKPDRRTAPEPGVAGPGERRRSGYDPLAGHAVGNLLLLGLMELTGDPIAALQHAGWMVGARGRVLPMASHAVGIEADVRGGDPARPDEVVTVCGQHAVAVTTGHVEALRIVPESPPACPHALAAIAAADWLIFGPGSWYTSVLPHLLVPELAAAIVASPARRLVTLNLAADNETAGLSVADHLAALHWYLPQLRVDTVLADAKWVGEPDPVHRAAEALGARLVLAPLAMDDGSPRHDPESLGTAMVPVLGVDR, encoded by the coding sequence GTGAGCCGGCCGCTCAAGGTGGTGGCGTTCGGTGGCGGGCACGGACTGGCGGCCTCCCTCAAGGCGCTGCGCCGGGCGGAGCTGCACCTCGACATCACCGCGGTGGTCACCGTCGGTGACAACGGTGGCTCCAGCGGACGGCTGCGCGCCGAGCGGGACGCTTTGCTGCCGCCCGGTGACCTACGGATGGCGCTCGCCGCGCTGGCCGACGAGGAACCGGCCCACCAGACCACGGTGCAACTGCTCCAGCACCGCTTCGCGCCCGTCAACAAGCCCGACCGCCGTACGGCACCCGAGCCGGGTGTGGCCGGCCCGGGCGAGCGGCGCCGCAGCGGTTACGACCCGCTCGCCGGGCATGCGGTGGGCAACCTGCTGCTGCTCGGGCTGATGGAGCTCACCGGCGACCCGATTGCGGCACTGCAGCACGCCGGGTGGATGGTCGGGGCGCGGGGCCGGGTGCTGCCGATGGCCAGCCACGCGGTCGGCATCGAGGCCGACGTGCGTGGGGGAGATCCGGCACGCCCCGACGAGGTGGTCACCGTGTGCGGTCAGCACGCGGTGGCTGTCACGACGGGTCACGTCGAGGCACTACGCATCGTGCCCGAGTCGCCGCCGGCGTGCCCGCATGCGCTGGCCGCCATCGCCGCTGCGGACTGGCTGATCTTCGGGCCGGGCAGCTGGTACACGAGCGTGCTCCCGCACCTGCTGGTGCCGGAACTGGCCGCGGCGATCGTGGCGAGCCCGGCGCGCCGGCTGGTGACGCTCAACCTGGCCGCCGACAACGAGACCGCCGGGCTGTCCGTGGCCGATCACCTCGCCGCCCTGCACTGGTATCTGCCGCAGCTGCGGGTCGACACGGTACTGGCCGATGCGAAGTGGGTGGGGGAGCCCGATCCGGTGCACCGGGCGGCCGAGGCGCTCGGCGCGCGGCTGGTGCTGGCCCCGCTTGCCATGGACGACGGCAGCCCCAGGCATGATCCTGAGTCGTTGGGCACAGCTATGGTGCCCGTCCTCGGCGTCGATCGTTAA
- a CDS encoding LysR family transcriptional regulator, translating to METRELRYFVAVAEALHFGRAAEQLGIAQPPLSRAIQQLERRLGVTLLTRDRRGVTLTAAGEVLLAEAHATLEAVTAAAARTRRAGAGPDRLVLATKAGAHELLRKILDAYAAEPGAVEVEVLMGGVGGQDQLLREGRADVALLQPPYNSLAGLDAEQLTTEGQIAVLPAEHPLAARSSLTMADISDVPGLPMAQCPGTSSPGTGLEVRDLAHLSQLIALGRALAVKPESARAWLWGGHAAVPLLDAPPVATYLAWPAHSRSRTVADFVRAATRI from the coding sequence CTGGAGACCCGCGAGTTGCGGTATTTCGTCGCCGTCGCCGAGGCGCTGCACTTCGGCCGGGCCGCCGAGCAGCTGGGCATCGCCCAACCGCCGCTGTCGCGGGCGATCCAGCAGCTGGAGCGGCGGCTCGGGGTGACCCTGCTGACGCGCGACCGCCGGGGCGTCACCCTCACCGCGGCGGGCGAGGTGCTGCTGGCCGAGGCGCACGCGACGCTCGAAGCCGTCACGGCGGCGGCTGCGCGCACCCGCCGTGCCGGGGCGGGCCCCGACCGTCTGGTGCTGGCCACCAAAGCCGGCGCCCACGAGCTGCTGCGCAAGATCCTCGACGCCTACGCCGCCGAGCCCGGTGCGGTTGAGGTGGAGGTGCTGATGGGCGGCGTCGGAGGGCAGGATCAGCTGCTGCGCGAGGGCCGCGCCGACGTGGCCCTGCTGCAGCCGCCGTACAACTCCCTCGCCGGGCTCGACGCGGAGCAGCTCACCACCGAGGGGCAGATCGCGGTCCTGCCCGCAGAGCATCCCCTCGCCGCGCGGTCGTCGCTGACAATGGCCGACATCAGCGACGTGCCCGGTCTGCCGATGGCGCAGTGCCCCGGCACGTCATCGCCCGGCACCGGGCTGGAAGTGCGCGACCTGGCGCACCTGTCCCAGCTGATCGCGCTCGGCCGGGCCCTGGCCGTCAAGCCGGAGTCCGCGCGGGCCTGGCTGTGGGGTGGCCACGCCGCCGTCCCGCTGCTCGACGCGCCGCCGGTGGCAACCTATCTCGCCTGGCCCGCCCACAGCCGGTCACGGACGGTCGCCGACTTCGTGCGTGCCGCCACGCGGATCTGA
- the whiA gene encoding DNA-binding protein WhiA, whose product MAMTAAVKDELSRVDVPKPCCRRAEMAALLRFAGGLHIVSGRVVVEAELDTGAVARRLRREIHDVYGYPSEVHVLASGGLRKGSHYIVRIVKDGEALARQTGLLDVRGRPVRGLPPHVVSANVCCAVSAWRGAFMAHGSLTEPGRSSALEITCPGPEAALALRGAARRIGITAKEREVRGVDRVVIKDGDAIAALLTRVGAHSSVLAWEERRVRREVRATANRLANFDDANLRRSARAAVAAAARVTRALEILEAEAPNHLTSAGRLRLEHRQASLEELGALADPPLTKDAIAGRIRRLLALADKRARDLGIPDTEAAVTPEMMAC is encoded by the coding sequence ATGGCGATGACGGCAGCGGTCAAGGACGAGCTGAGCCGGGTCGACGTGCCCAAGCCGTGCTGCCGCCGTGCGGAGATGGCCGCCCTGCTGCGTTTCGCCGGCGGTCTGCACATCGTCTCGGGCCGGGTGGTCGTCGAGGCCGAGCTGGACACCGGCGCCGTCGCCCGGCGGCTGCGCCGCGAGATCCACGACGTGTACGGCTACCCGAGCGAGGTGCACGTGCTGGCCTCGGGCGGCCTGCGCAAGGGCAGCCACTACATCGTGCGCATCGTCAAGGACGGTGAGGCGCTGGCCCGCCAGACCGGCTTGCTCGACGTCCGTGGCCGCCCGGTGCGGGGGCTGCCCCCGCACGTCGTCTCCGCCAACGTCTGCTGTGCCGTGTCGGCGTGGCGCGGCGCGTTCATGGCCCATGGTTCGCTGACCGAGCCCGGCCGCTCCAGCGCCCTCGAGATCACCTGCCCGGGCCCGGAGGCGGCGCTCGCCCTGCGCGGGGCTGCCCGCCGCATCGGCATCACCGCCAAGGAACGCGAGGTGCGCGGGGTCGACCGGGTTGTCATCAAGGACGGCGACGCGATCGCTGCGCTGCTCACCCGGGTCGGGGCGCACTCCAGCGTGCTGGCCTGGGAGGAGCGCCGGGTACGCCGCGAGGTGCGCGCCACCGCCAACCGGCTGGCCAACTTCGACGACGCCAACCTGCGCCGCTCGGCCCGCGCGGCGGTGGCGGCGGCAGCCCGCGTCACCCGGGCGCTGGAGATCCTCGAGGCCGAGGCGCCCAACCACCTGACCTCGGCGGGCCGGCTGCGCCTGGAGCACCGCCAGGCCAGCCTGGAGGAGCTGGGCGCGCTGGCCGACCCGCCGCTGACCAAGGACGCCATCGCCGGCCGGATCCGCCGGCTGCTCGCGCTGGCCGACAAGCGGGCCCGCGACCTGGGCATCCCGGACACCGAGGCGGCCGTCACCCCGGAGATGATGGCCTGCTGA
- a CDS encoding SDR family NAD(P)-dependent oxidoreductase yields MKIALVTGANKGIGYEIAAGLGALGYRIAVGARDGSRLATAVGKLRAAGVDAFGVPLDVTSDTGVAAAARIVDQQAGRLDALVNNAGISGAFGPGWVQDPTALDLDDVRTVVETNVFGVIRVTNAMLPLLRRSPAPRIVNVSSSMGSLTWQAEGAAGAGPVSGTYAPTKTYLNAVMLQYVRQLAGTGILINAACPGLVATDFTGGTGRPADEGAAAAIRLATLPDDGPTGTFSNDEGVIPW; encoded by the coding sequence ATGAAGATCGCGCTGGTCACCGGCGCCAACAAGGGAATCGGGTACGAGATCGCGGCCGGGCTGGGGGCGCTCGGTTACCGCATCGCGGTGGGGGCCCGGGACGGGAGCCGGCTCGCCACGGCTGTCGGCAAACTGCGCGCCGCCGGGGTCGACGCATTCGGGGTGCCGCTGGACGTCACCAGTGACACCGGCGTCGCCGCGGCTGCCCGCATCGTCGATCAGCAGGCCGGGCGGCTCGACGCTCTGGTCAACAACGCCGGGATCTCCGGCGCCTTCGGCCCGGGCTGGGTGCAGGATCCGACGGCCCTGGACCTCGACGACGTACGGACGGTGGTGGAGACCAATGTCTTCGGGGTCATCCGGGTGACCAACGCGATGCTGCCGCTGCTGCGCCGCTCGCCGGCCCCGCGCATCGTCAACGTCTCCAGCAGCATGGGTTCGCTGACCTGGCAGGCCGAGGGGGCCGCCGGCGCCGGGCCGGTCTCCGGCACCTACGCGCCGACCAAGACGTACCTCAACGCCGTCATGCTGCAGTACGTCCGGCAGCTCGCCGGCACCGGCATCCTGATCAACGCGGCGTGCCCGGGGCTCGTGGCCACCGACTTCACCGGCGGCACCGGCCGGCCCGCCGACGAGGGCGCTGCCGCGGCGATCCGGCTCGCCACCCTGCCCGACGACGGGCCGACCGGCACTTTCAGCAACGACGAGGGCGTCATCCCCTGGTGA
- a CDS encoding TetR/AcrR family transcriptional regulator, giving the protein MYEKGVRRRQEILDRAIEVFAERGAQGTSLRAIGEALGVSHAALKHYFDSREQLLVEVYRAAEQRSLDDDPPSLRVSVVGLMTHAARRNHGVPGLVQLYSTLVASALENGHDTERAFFSERFASLRRELADRVREEQRDNRIRSDISPEAAAALIIAASDGLQTQWLLDPDVDIEGSLALLESLLERQ; this is encoded by the coding sequence ATGTACGAGAAGGGCGTTCGCCGCCGTCAGGAGATCCTCGACCGGGCCATCGAGGTCTTCGCCGAGCGTGGGGCGCAGGGCACGTCGTTGCGGGCCATCGGCGAGGCGCTCGGGGTCTCCCACGCCGCGCTCAAGCACTACTTCGACTCACGCGAGCAGCTGCTCGTCGAGGTCTATCGGGCCGCTGAGCAGCGCTCACTCGACGACGACCCGCCGTCCCTGCGGGTGTCGGTGGTGGGCTTGATGACGCATGCCGCGCGCCGCAACCATGGTGTCCCGGGGCTGGTCCAGCTCTATTCGACGCTGGTCGCCAGTGCGCTGGAGAACGGCCATGACACCGAGCGGGCGTTCTTCTCGGAGCGCTTCGCCTCGCTGCGGCGCGAGCTTGCCGATCGCGTACGGGAGGAGCAGCGCGACAACCGCATCCGGTCGGACATCTCGCCCGAGGCCGCCGCCGCGTTGATCATCGCCGCATCCGACGGCCTGCAGACGCAGTGGCTGCTCGACCCCGACGTCGACATCGAGGGTTCGCTCGCTCTGCTGGAGTCCTTGTTGGAGCGACAGTAA
- a CDS encoding glycoside hydrolase family 3 C-terminal domain-containing protein: protein MTALDIPALLGSLTLAEKAALLDGADFWRTQGIERLGIPSVMVTDGPHGLRKQAGESDHVGLHDSVPATCFPPAAGLASTWDPELLQRIGAALGRECRAEEVAVLLGPGINMKRSPLCGRNFEYFSEDPHLAGELGTALVNGVQSEGVGTSLKHFAANNQETDRMTVSADVDERTLREIYLPAFERVVTGAQPWTVMCSYNRINGTYASEDHWLLTDVLRGEWGFTGLVVSDWGAVNRRDAGVAAGLDLEMPSSGGSGTEIILQAVRAGTLAEQDVDLAVTRVLELVNRALPALGPGQTFDADAHHALAREAAVESAVLLKNDGGILPLTPTGRVAVIGEFARTPRFQGAGSSQVNPTRTESFLEALPAGLDVVFAAGFEIESAAADPALVEEAVAAARDAEVAVVFLGLPPSYESEGYDREHMDLPAHQIDLLHAVADINDTVVVVLSNGSAVTVAPWQHRAKAILEGWLLGQAGGAATADLLLGVANPAGKLAETLPLRFEDNPTIGTFPGEHGHVRYGEGLLIGYRWYDAHRLDVAYPFGHGLSYTSFSYSDLAVSEDRVTLTVTNTGDRDGAEVVQVYVTDPQASVFRPEQELRGFARVFLAAGASQTVTVPLGRRAFAFWHPALRRWTVEGGEFGIRVGSSSRDIRLEATLNLPGDTVVTPLAAESTAEEWLAHPAAGPWFREQLTGPFEAMLFDPRNGQMMRAIPMVRLSRFPGFPISETHVADAVARYTA from the coding sequence ATGACCGCACTGGACATCCCGGCCCTGCTCGGCTCGCTCACCCTGGCGGAGAAGGCCGCGCTGCTCGACGGCGCCGACTTCTGGCGCACCCAGGGCATCGAGCGGCTGGGCATCCCCTCCGTGATGGTCACCGACGGTCCGCACGGGCTGCGCAAGCAGGCCGGCGAGTCGGACCATGTCGGGCTGCACGACAGTGTCCCGGCCACCTGCTTCCCGCCGGCCGCCGGGCTGGCCTCGACCTGGGATCCGGAGCTGCTCCAGCGCATCGGCGCCGCGCTGGGCCGCGAGTGCCGCGCGGAAGAGGTCGCGGTGCTGCTCGGCCCCGGCATCAACATGAAGCGCTCCCCGCTGTGCGGGCGCAACTTCGAATACTTCTCCGAGGACCCGCACCTCGCCGGCGAGCTCGGCACCGCGCTGGTCAACGGCGTGCAGAGCGAGGGCGTGGGCACCTCGCTCAAGCACTTCGCGGCCAACAATCAGGAGACCGACCGCATGACGGTCTCGGCCGACGTCGACGAGCGCACCCTGCGCGAGATCTACCTGCCGGCCTTCGAGCGGGTCGTCACCGGCGCCCAGCCGTGGACCGTGATGTGCTCGTACAACCGGATCAACGGCACCTACGCCAGCGAGGACCACTGGCTGCTCACCGACGTGCTGCGCGGCGAGTGGGGATTCACGGGCCTGGTCGTGTCCGACTGGGGTGCGGTCAACCGGCGCGACGCGGGCGTGGCCGCCGGCCTCGACCTGGAGATGCCGTCCTCCGGCGGGTCCGGCACCGAGATCATCCTTCAGGCCGTACGGGCGGGCACGCTCGCCGAGCAGGACGTCGACCTGGCCGTCACGCGGGTGCTCGAGCTGGTCAACCGCGCACTGCCGGCGCTGGGCCCCGGTCAGACGTTCGACGCCGACGCCCACCACGCGCTCGCCCGTGAGGCCGCCGTGGAAAGCGCCGTGCTGCTCAAGAACGACGGCGGCATCCTGCCCCTGACCCCGACCGGCCGGGTCGCGGTGATCGGTGAGTTCGCCCGCACACCGCGCTTCCAGGGCGCCGGGTCGTCGCAGGTCAACCCGACGAGGACGGAGTCTTTCCTGGAGGCGCTCCCGGCCGGGCTGGACGTCGTCTTCGCGGCCGGCTTCGAGATCGAGTCCGCGGCGGCCGACCCGGCCCTCGTCGAGGAGGCCGTGGCCGCCGCCCGCGACGCCGAGGTCGCCGTGGTGTTCCTCGGCCTGCCCCCGTCGTACGAGTCGGAGGGCTACGACCGCGAGCACATGGACCTGCCCGCACACCAGATCGACCTGCTGCACGCCGTGGCCGACATCAACGACACCGTGGTGGTCGTGCTCTCCAACGGCTCGGCCGTCACCGTGGCGCCGTGGCAGCACCGGGCCAAGGCGATCCTCGAGGGCTGGCTGCTCGGCCAGGCCGGCGGCGCGGCCACCGCCGATCTGCTGCTCGGCGTGGCCAACCCGGCGGGCAAGCTCGCCGAGACGCTGCCGCTGCGCTTCGAGGACAACCCCACGATCGGCACCTTCCCCGGCGAGCACGGGCATGTCCGGTACGGCGAGGGGCTGCTCATCGGCTACCGCTGGTACGACGCGCACCGGCTCGACGTCGCCTATCCGTTCGGCCACGGGCTGTCGTACACGTCGTTCTCCTACAGCGACCTGGCGGTCTCCGAGGATCGGGTCACGCTGACCGTCACCAACACCGGCGACCGCGACGGCGCCGAGGTCGTGCAGGTCTACGTCACCGACCCGCAGGCCAGCGTCTTCCGGCCCGAGCAGGAGTTGCGCGGGTTCGCCCGGGTGTTCCTGGCCGCCGGTGCCTCGCAGACCGTGACGGTGCCCCTCGGCCGGCGCGCTTTCGCCTTCTGGCACCCGGCACTGCGCCGGTGGACGGTGGAGGGCGGCGAGTTCGGCATCCGCGTCGGGTCGTCCTCCCGCGACATCCGGCTGGAGGCCACGCTCAACCTTCCCGGCGACACCGTGGTGACGCCGCTGGCTGCCGAGTCGACCGCGGAGGAGTGGCTGGCCCACCCGGCCGCCGGCCCCTGGTTCCGTGAGCAACTCACCGGCCCGTTCGAGGCCATGCTGTTCGACCCCCGCAACGGGCAGATGATGCGGGCCATCCCCATGGTCCGGCTGTCCCGCTTCCCCGGCTTCCCGATCTCGGAGACCCACGTCGCCGACGCGGTCGCCCGCTACACCGCATGA
- the uvrC gene encoding excinuclease ABC subunit UvrC, with protein MPDPSSYRPAPGTIPDAPGVYRFRDPTGRVIYVGKAKSLRNRLNSYFADTWTLHARTQQMVTTAAAVDWVTVSSEVEALQLEFSWIKEFDPRFNVKYRDDKSYPFLAVTLNEEYPRLQVMRGAKRKGVRYFGPYSHAWAIRETLDLLLRVFPARTCSSGVFKRSGQIGRPCLLGYIGKCSAPCVGQVSAEEHREIVDDFCDFMAGRTDTFVKRLERDMLDASEQLEFEKAARLRDDIAALRRAMEKQTVVLGDGTDADVVAFAEDPLEAAVQVFHVRDGRVRGQRGWVVEKVEDLTTGDLVHHFCSQVYGEEHGEADVPRELLVPELPPDAAALENWLSEHRGSRVTLRVPQRGDKRSLLETVARNAGESLQRHKLRRAGDLTTRSKALDEIADALGLDSAPLRIECFDVSHIQGTDVVASMVVFEDGLARKSEYRRFMVRGNPDGSGTDDLAAMSEVMRRRFARYKAQPAGEEPPPPVSGEIEADVDVDGEVATSELPGIDPLTGKPRRFAYPPQLVVVDGGQPQVNAVAAVFSDLGITDVALCGLAKRLEEVWVPGEDFPVILPRTSEALYLLQRVRDEAHRFAITFHRQRRSKRMTVSALDNIPGLGETRRKALLRHFGSLKRLGQATPEEITEVPGVGRRTAEAVLTALAGNAPAKDAPDAATQEDAPVPSGGAGRTRAGANRSKVARPLPAAGPEAPPAAGTEALPDVGAEALPQE; from the coding sequence GTGCCTGACCCGTCCAGCTACCGGCCGGCGCCCGGGACCATCCCGGACGCCCCCGGTGTCTACCGCTTCCGTGATCCGACCGGCCGCGTCATCTACGTGGGCAAGGCCAAGAGCCTGCGCAACCGGCTGAATTCCTACTTCGCCGACACGTGGACCCTGCACGCGCGCACCCAGCAGATGGTGACGACCGCCGCAGCCGTCGACTGGGTCACCGTCAGCAGCGAGGTCGAGGCGCTGCAGCTGGAGTTCTCCTGGATCAAGGAGTTCGACCCGCGCTTCAACGTCAAGTACCGCGACGACAAGTCGTACCCGTTCCTCGCCGTCACCCTCAACGAGGAATACCCCCGGCTGCAGGTCATGCGGGGGGCCAAGCGCAAGGGCGTGCGCTACTTCGGTCCGTACAGTCACGCCTGGGCCATCCGCGAGACGCTCGACCTGCTGCTGCGGGTCTTCCCGGCGCGCACCTGCTCCAGCGGGGTGTTCAAGCGCTCCGGGCAGATCGGGCGGCCCTGCCTGCTCGGCTACATCGGCAAGTGCTCGGCGCCGTGCGTCGGCCAGGTCAGCGCCGAGGAGCACCGCGAGATCGTCGACGACTTCTGCGACTTCATGGCCGGGCGCACCGACACGTTCGTCAAACGCCTCGAGCGCGACATGCTCGACGCCTCCGAGCAGCTCGAGTTCGAGAAGGCCGCCCGGCTGCGCGACGACATCGCGGCCCTGCGCCGGGCGATGGAGAAGCAGACCGTGGTGCTCGGCGACGGCACCGACGCCGACGTGGTCGCCTTCGCCGAGGACCCGCTGGAAGCCGCCGTGCAGGTCTTCCACGTCCGCGACGGCCGGGTGCGCGGCCAGCGCGGCTGGGTGGTGGAGAAGGTCGAGGACCTCACCACCGGAGACCTGGTGCATCACTTCTGCTCCCAGGTGTACGGCGAGGAGCACGGCGAGGCCGACGTCCCGCGCGAGCTGCTCGTGCCCGAGCTCCCGCCGGACGCGGCAGCACTGGAGAACTGGCTGTCCGAGCATCGGGGCAGCCGGGTGACCCTGCGCGTGCCCCAGCGCGGTGACAAGCGGTCGCTGCTCGAGACGGTCGCCCGCAACGCCGGCGAGTCGCTGCAACGCCACAAACTGCGCCGCGCCGGTGACCTGACCACCCGCAGCAAGGCGCTCGACGAGATCGCCGACGCGCTCGGTCTCGACTCCGCGCCGCTGCGCATCGAGTGTTTCGACGTGTCCCACATCCAGGGCACCGACGTGGTCGCCAGCATGGTCGTCTTCGAGGACGGCCTGGCCCGCAAGAGCGAGTACCGCCGGTTCATGGTGCGCGGCAACCCCGACGGCAGCGGCACCGACGACCTGGCGGCCATGTCCGAGGTGATGCGGCGCCGCTTCGCCCGCTACAAGGCGCAGCCCGCCGGCGAGGAGCCGCCCCCGCCCGTCTCCGGCGAGATCGAGGCCGATGTCGATGTCGACGGCGAGGTGGCGACCAGCGAGCTGCCCGGGATCGATCCGTTGACCGGCAAGCCGCGGCGGTTCGCGTACCCTCCGCAGCTTGTCGTGGTTGATGGTGGTCAACCCCAGGTCAACGCGGTCGCGGCGGTCTTCTCCGACCTGGGCATCACCGATGTGGCGCTGTGTGGGCTGGCCAAGCGGCTGGAGGAGGTGTGGGTGCCGGGCGAGGACTTCCCGGTCATCCTGCCGCGCACCTCCGAGGCCCTCTACCTGCTGCAGCGCGTGCGCGACGAGGCTCACCGGTTCGCCATCACGTTCCACCGGCAGCGCCGCTCCAAGCGGATGACCGTCTCGGCGCTGGACAACATCCCCGGTCTCGGCGAGACCCGGCGCAAGGCGCTGCTGCGGCACTTCGGCTCGCTCAAGCGGCTCGGGCAGGCCACCCCCGAGGAGATCACCGAGGTCCCGGGCGTGGGCCGCCGCACCGCCGAGGCCGTGCTGACCGCGCTGGCCGGCAATGCGCCTGCCAAGGACGCACCGGACGCCGCGACGCAGGAGGATGCGCCGGTGCCCTCCGGCGGCGCGGGACGCACCCGGGCGGGTGCCAATCGCTCCAAGGTGGCCCGTCCCTTGCCGGCGGCCGGCCCAGAAGCTCCGCCCGCGGCCGGGACGGAAGCACTGCCGGACGTCGGGGCGGAAGCGCTGCCGCAGGAGTGA
- the rapZ gene encoding RNase adapter RapZ, producing MPEFAPEPSLDEESTDLVVVTGVSGGGRSTVARALENVGFYVVDNLPQALMLDMAQLAFAAGGAARRTAMVLDVRSRAFSTDLAGAVRALKERGFHPRVVFVDADDEVLIRRFESVRRSHPLQGDGRLADGIAAERKLLEEAREQADVIIDTSHLNVNQLRRRVEELFGGEDARKLRITVLSFGFKYGLPPDADYVLDARFLPNPFWVPELREHTGLEEGVSNYVLGQEGAADFVGTYADLIAATAPGFEREGKRYLTVAVGCTGGKHRSVAIAEELTTRLRDIRLSAHSSHRDLGRE from the coding sequence ATGCCGGAGTTCGCTCCGGAGCCGTCGCTGGACGAGGAGAGCACAGACCTCGTGGTGGTGACCGGGGTGTCCGGGGGTGGCCGCAGCACGGTCGCCCGGGCCCTGGAGAACGTCGGCTTCTACGTCGTCGACAACCTGCCGCAGGCGCTGATGCTGGACATGGCCCAGCTCGCGTTCGCGGCCGGCGGTGCGGCCCGGCGCACGGCCATGGTGCTCGACGTGCGCAGCCGCGCGTTCTCCACCGACCTCGCCGGTGCGGTGCGGGCGCTCAAGGAGCGTGGCTTCCACCCCCGCGTGGTGTTCGTGGACGCCGACGACGAGGTGCTCATCCGCCGGTTCGAGTCGGTGCGGCGCTCGCACCCGCTGCAGGGCGACGGCCGGCTCGCCGACGGCATCGCGGCCGAGCGCAAGCTGCTCGAGGAGGCCCGCGAGCAGGCCGACGTGATCATCGACACCAGTCACCTCAACGTCAACCAGCTGCGCCGCCGCGTCGAGGAGCTGTTCGGCGGGGAGGACGCGCGCAAGCTGCGGATCACCGTGCTGTCCTTCGGCTTCAAGTACGGCCTGCCGCCGGACGCCGACTACGTGCTGGACGCCCGGTTCCTGCCCAACCCGTTCTGGGTGCCCGAGCTGCGCGAGCACACCGGGCTGGAGGAGGGCGTCAGCAACTACGTCCTGGGCCAGGAGGGCGCCGCCGATTTCGTGGGCACCTACGCCGACCTGATCGCGGCCACCGCACCCGGTTTCGAGCGGGAGGGCAAGCGCTATCTGACCGTCGCGGTGGGCTGCACCGGCGGCAAGCACCGCAGCGTCGCGATCGCCGAGGAGCTGACCACCCGGCTGCGCGACATCCGGCTGTCCGCGCACTCGTCGCACCGAGACCTGGGGCGCGAGTGA